The Candida dubliniensis CD36 chromosome 5, complete sequence genome has a window encoding:
- the CSU51 gene encoding growth [negative] regulator, putative yields MQFTKVIASLALVASINAKFHNTTGAAAGNGTVAGGSNSTGGGAASNHSGAAANGSSSKTSGSGAAVNSVTGLAALAAVGAALLY; encoded by the coding sequence atgcAATTCACCAAAGTTATCGCTTCATTAGCCTTAGTTGCTTCCATTAACGCTAAATTCCACAACACTACTGGTGCTGCTGCTGGTAATGGTACCGTTGCTGGTGGTTCCAACTCcactggtggtggtgctgCTTCCAACCACAGTGGTGCTGCTGCTAACGGTTCTTCCAGTAAAACTTCTGGTTCCGGTGCTGCTGTCAACTCTGTCACTGGTTTAGCTGCTTTAGCTGCTGTTGGTGCTGCTTTATTGTACTAG
- a CDS encoding nucleolar protein, processome small subunit component, putative (Similar to S. cerevisiae FCF1;~In S. cerevisiae: essential nucleolar protein that is a component of the SSU (small subunit) processome involved in the pre-rRNA processing steps of 40S ribosomal subunit biogenesis), with the protein MGKAKKTRKFAAVKRTLNTKKDQRLTQNNNNNNNNNNTTTKKSDDPELTRSIPQVSSALFFKYNESIKPPYQILIDTNFINFSIQKKIDIIRGLMDCLMAKCIPIITDCVIGELEKLGSKYKIALKLAKDPRIQRLKCSHKGIYADDCLVNRVIQHKCYIVATNDADLKRRIRKIPGIPIMSVGGHSYVIERLPDVF; encoded by the coding sequence ATGGGTAAAGCTAAAAAGACAAGAAAGTTTGCTGCTGTGAAAAGAACTTTaaacacaaaaaaagatcaaCGTCTAActcaaaacaacaacaacaacaacaacaataacaacaccACTACCAAAAAATCCGATGATCCAGAATTAACTCGTTCTATTCCTCAAGTTTCATCAgcattatttttcaaatataatgaaTCTATAAAACCACcatatcaaatattaattgatacaaattttataaatttttctattcaaaaaaaaatcgaTATAATTAGAGGTTTAATGGATTGTTTAATGGCTAAATGTATACCAATAATAACTGATTGTGTTATTGgtgaattagaaaaattaggatcaaaatataaaattgcATTAAAATTAGCTAAAGATCCAAGAATTCAAAGATTAAAATGTAGTCATAAAGGAATATATGCTGATGATTGTTTAGTTAATCGAGTTATTCAACATAAATGTTATATTGTTGCTACTAATGATGCAGatttaaaaagaagaataagaaaaatCCCTGGAATTCCTATAATGAGTGTTGGAGGTCATTCTTATGTTATTGAAAGATTACCTGATGTGTTTTAG